The genomic stretch AAGAAACTAcctttaaataaacacaaacaatccataaaaacggaaagtgtcgtccccgataagcggactgcacaagttaatccgggatgacacttgacgcacacgcATAAAGTCCACTTTTCCCAGAAAGCGGCTCATTATGGTATGAAAGTCTACAATTTAATGGTCaatttaaatgtgtcttgttctgagaaaactgggcttaattcatgtgcgtaaagtgtcgtcccagattagcctgtgcagtccgcacaggctaatcagggacgacactttccgcttaaatggtatttttagtttcaaagaagtccctccttaccgaaaatcaagtttaggcggaaagtgtcgtccctgattagcctgtgcggactgcacaggctaatctgggacgacactttatgcacatgaataaagcccagttttatcagaacaagacacaaataaactTAAGTTCGATTTGAATATTAAAAGCAATTATGCAGCTTaaggatatacatgtattaacgtATATTACATTAAAACTGATGCATATTTGCTTTCAAAAAATAATTGTCATCTTAAAAATTAAAGCATACACTGTAATTAAGGATGGTATTTGAATCAGATAAAAAACTAAACTTAAGCAAACATGATTTCATTCCTTGGTTGaattaaaaataactatttttctACTTtgaatttattatgctccccaaaaaattgtgggggggggggagcatgTAGTcgtcgcttcgtctgtccgtgcgtgtgtccgtccgtccgttcacattttttgttcgggctatttctcagcaattaatgaccggtaTTCAATTAAACTGTATGGGAATCTTCACTACCGAGAGGACATGTgcttattatcagccggttctggtcggatgatttttcacagagttatgaccctttgaaattttccattaactgtacatatattgcaattcttgttcgggctatttctcagcaactaatgaccggaattcaataaaactttatgggaagcttcactaccaaaaggagatgtgcatataatcagcaaGTTAttgtccgatgatttttcacagacttatggccctttgaaattttccattaactgtacatatagtgcaatccttgtccgggcgatttctcagcaactaaggACATggaattgaatgaaactttatgggaagcttcactaccaagaggagatgtgcacattatcagccggttctggtcggatgaattTTCACATACTTATGGcctttttaaattttccattgtacatataatacaattcttgtccgagctatttctcagcaactaattaccggaattcaagtaactttatgggaagcttcactaccaagaggacatatGCATactatcagccggttatggtcggatgatttttccaagagttatggccctttgaaattttctataaactgtacaaatagtgcaattcttgtccgggctatttctccccaactactgactggaattcaatgaagctttatgggaagcttaactaccttaagGAGacgcgcatgttatttgtgggttatggctagatgatttatttagagagttatggccctttgaaatttttaagttgctaaaccatccattgtattattttgtccaaagttatgcccctcaaggcgtttccttttatctgaatataaagtgcaatattgtgacaaaaaacctttggggagcatcgcCCGTCCCCGACggatttcttgttttaaaaaggCTCTTGTTTTCTGAACCAGCAAAATTATTGTAAGATAAAACTAAGATATTTTGCGCAGTGGACCCTGGCAAGGTTTAACATCCCACCTGTCTGTTGGACGGTCTTGAGCAGTGGAGCGGTGGGTCCGTGTTCGTCAGACGGTGTTGTCACAGTGATAACCACGTCGGCGTTTGGCAGGTCCGAGCCCAGATGATGGCGGTCAATAGACGCTGCAAACACAACAATAGACGCTCGGAAAACTGATCAATAGTCGCTTGCAAAACCAATCATTAGACTCTTAGAAAAAACGCATCAATAGACGCTTGCAAAACACATCAATAGTCGCTGGAAAAAATATTAATAGACGCTGGAAAATACAACAATAGACGCCAGTAAATACAGCGGCACAAAACTAGTTCTGTAAAAACGAGAGTGAAAACAAACAATTGAGCCTGGTTCTGGGAAGACCAGgctaaatgcaagtgcgtaaagtgtcgtcccagattagcctgcgcagttcgCACTGGCTAATCAATGACCACACtgccgcctaaactagatttttgtatagaagagacttcccttgaacaaaaattatatagaagtggaaattgtcgtccctgattagcctgtgcgaactacacaggctaatctgtggcgaCACTTTTCAAACGTACATTAAGCCCGCTTTTTCAAGAACGAGGCACAATTTTCACCCTGCGTAACGTACAGTCCGGTGAAAGAAGTAGTAGTTAAAATGAGCATTTAATCCCTTTGCAACGAACGATTGGAGGATCGCATGATCGGAGGAATCGAACAAAATAGAATTGCTTAACAATAAAAATACTGATTGATATTCCAAGCATAAAATTTCGTGGATGTTATTTTGTGGATTTCTTATTTTTGAATAGAATGAGGAGTTTGCGATGGTGATGTTTGTGTTGAATTCGTGGATTGTTCAATCCtccaaatcaacaaaaaataatgtcccacaaataatacaaattttaCAGTAACTGGTCCTGTTaatacattttatcaaacaaaggTACTTCCGTTAAAAAACAAGACTAACCAAGCCTTGCCATATGGACAGCTTCACTAGTAATAGTAGAGATGAAATGCACCAGATGGAATCGtatgagcatggtaaatgttttgaTTCCTTAAATGTATGCTATGTTTATGGTTCAGGTTGTGTGTTTTTACACTATGGTATATAAGTTAATATGATTACAGTATTGTGTGCGTATACCTATGTGTTTTACAGTGTTAAATATTAGAAAACCGCATGTTTTACACTGCTGTGTGGGTATTTCTGTATGTTTCACACTATTGTGTGTGTCATGCTGTATGTTTCACACCAGTGTGTAAGTAAAATTGTATGTTTCACACTGTTTGTGGGTAATACTCTATGTTTACAATGTTGTGTGGGAATAACTGTGCGTTGCACACAGTTTTATGTGTATAACTATGTTTTACACTGTTGATTGTGTACAAATGTATGGCTCACATTGTTGTGTGATTTTATGTCTTTGGTTCATACTGTTGTGTGGGTATAACTGTATATTTCACACTGTACTTATACGACTGTATTGCTGTATGTATGCCTGTTACGTTTGCATAAACCTGTATGTTTAACGTTTTGTGTATGTTCCACTCATGTGTGTATAACTGTTTGTTTCACAATTTGTGTGCAAAAACCTGTATGTTTCACACGCGTGTATGCGTTTACCTTTATGTTTCACACATTTTTGTGCGTATAACACTGTTGTACACTGCTTGTGCGTATACCTCTATGTTTCGCACTGTTGCGGTGGCCTCCAGCCGGCGCCGCGGCGCTGTTTGGCTCATGGGAGGGCCGCCGGCTGACGGAGGGCGTCGGGTCGGCCGTCGGGCACATCTGGAAGCTGCCCCTACGGCTTCGGTTGCTGCGGACGCTACCCTGGCGGCTCGGGCCGCGACTACCCTGCCGGCTGGGGCCGCGACTCTCGCGTAATCCCGTAATGCTGTTGACCACCGTCATGTGATCTTGGTAAGCGGGCTGCTCCAGGCGGTTTACTGCGAACGAGAGTGATAATATTCGTCGCTTTCCGGGAAATCCGGGCTAAAgccttaatgcacgtgcgtaacgtgtcgtttcagataagcatgtgcagtctgcacaagcttatcagagacgacactttccgtttagaCTGGATTGGCGCCTAGAGACTGACTTGAAACACAAGGCCGGTTAATACCGACCAACAACTATTCTAGATTCTGCCTCGTATGTAAAAATTATCCCATAAACCGTTATTAACAGCTCTTACATTGATGAATACGTTGCGTAACGGATGACCTTACAAGTTGCGAACAACTATGCGCGCACTTACGTTCCTTGCCGAGCACTTACGTTCATTGCCGAGCACCTACGTTCTTTGCCGAGCAATAACGTTCCTTGCCGAGCACTTACGTTCATTGCCGAGCAGTCACGTTCCTTGTTGAGCACTTACGTTCCTTGCCGAGCACTTACGTTCCTTGCCGAAGGAGCGACGGACCCACATCAGTTTGATTCCGTCGTGTATTTCCGGTCGGCGCTGGCCGCAGCAGCAGTAAATGATCATACAGAACGTCAGGGCGATCACAAACGCTGCGGCCACACTCAGACCCGTTCTGCAAATAAATAAGCCGCGTTCGTAAAAAACTTGACGACCACTTTCCGGAGATATACGATCAAGTTAGACATAGAACAATCACAATGGAAAAGTATATATGAGCTGTGCAATACGAAAACTGGGCTAATGCGTGGACGtgaagtgtcgaccctgattagcctgtgcagtccgcataggctaatcagggacgacactgtacgtcCAGACTAGATTTTCGGttagaagaggcttcctttaaactataattttcataaaagtggaatgtgtcgtccctgattggcccgtggggactgcacagactagtctgggattacactttacacgCAAATGCATCAAGCCCAGTGTTCATAGATAGCGACTCATATTTTTATACTATAGCGTGGTGTTTGTCCAATAGAAcattatttatcctgtcacatgcttTTAattcagcccgataaccaggtaacctaatatcccacaAGATACTagtattaggctagatgaccatgtgacctcgaatatccgtcactCGCTCTGTTTTACTGTGACATGACGTCATTGTCttgatgaaatgacgtcattattccagcgaaactctccagttaaactcttttaaagtgtaaataaacggtgaaaaaaaagcataaaataaaaagaaataaatgtgacatgtattggtgacgtggatggagaatggttatctggctcgtcggggGATCTTATCCGGTGAGCCGAAttctccgacttgccagataaccattctccatccacgtcaccaacctattattctctatatcacaGGGATGTAAGAAAGGAAAGTCTTGCATACCACAATCACACCTTCCCTAAAAAAATCAGACATTTGGCGACATACATATCAAAATGAACATACGGACGGACGTTTGAAAGTGAGCAGGCAAGCTGCTGGACAGACTGACAAATGCAAGCTTTTTTGTTCTTGTAATATCCGGGTTTCAGTGATTAGGGCAAAAAGTTACGTAAACATCACTTTACAGTTTAAGTAA from Dreissena polymorpha isolate Duluth1 chromosome 10, UMN_Dpol_1.0, whole genome shotgun sequence encodes the following:
- the LOC127847280 gene encoding uncharacterized protein LOC127847280, which codes for MTVVNSITGLRESRGPSRQGSRGPSRQGSVRSNRSRRGSFQMCPTADPTPSVSRRPSHEPNSAAAPAGGHRNSAKHRASIDRHHLGSDLPNADVVITVTTPSDEHGPTAPLLKTVQQTGAEHI